One Tautonia rosea genomic window, CGGCCGTGTTGTCCAGAATCTGGATCTCCATTGCGGCGTAGGCCGGATCACCTTCGGTCGGGGCTCGAAGGCCGATCCCATTGTTCGCTCCGGGAGTCAATTTAAATTCGAACCGGAAGATAAAATCGTCGTATTCCTCCTCGGTGTAGAGTTTTCCGCCGCTTCCTTCGATGCAGTAAAGAATGCCATCCGCGACGGAGTAGCCGTCGGTTGCACCGAACCATCCCGTCAGATCTTGACCATTGAACAGGTCGTGGAATCCCTCTTGATCCTCGGTAGAACCCGCAGTGGCAAAGGTCCCGGTACTGAGGATGAACGCTGTGGCAAGGAGTTTCAGGATCGAACCAGTGTTTGTCATCGGGCTCTCGTAGTTCGGAAATTCCTGGGGAAGGGAAGGACGATCTCTCACGGGTTCAGAATGCGAGAGGCGCCTCACGTCATCGAACGATTTAGCGGACGATGAGTTGACACACAAGAGCCCACTGGAAGATCGGGCATCGAGACCTCTCCCTGAGAGAGTCGTCCTAACTCGACACGCAACGCGCTTTCCGCAAGGGTGTGGAGGGGAACTTGTTGTACAACTCCTTCAGGTGGATCCAAGCTCCTTGTGATGACATGAAATATCTCCACACTCGATCCACGCAATCACACTGTGGCGTTCCTTTCCCTTGATCTTAGAAGGGAGCATGTTCAATAATTGGTTGAGTTTTCGGTGACCATTTGGCGCTCAAACCGTTTATCGCGGTCCTGGTGAGTGTCGGTGGCAGTCGGGAGTACGTTCGGATCTTTATCTTTCAGGAGCATCGGCCGCAATGCT contains:
- a CDS encoding 3-keto-disaccharide hydrolase, with the protein product MTNTGSILKLLATAFILSTGTFATAGSTEDQEGFHDLFNGQDLTGWFGATDGYSVADGILYCIEGSGGKLYTEEEYDDFIFRFEFKLTPGANNGIGLRAPTEGDPAYAAMEIQILDNTAEKYSNLAPYQYHGSIYGVVPAKRGYLRPVGEWNEQEISCIGNQIRVVLNGETIVDADIQEASKEGTIDGREHPGLKRPTGYLALLGHGDRVDFRNLKIKRVDVTIP